Within the Miscanthus floridulus cultivar M001 chromosome 2, ASM1932011v1, whole genome shotgun sequence genome, the region CTTCCTCCCCTGGCTTCTCGCCTGCCCCTGCACCGCCCATCCCAGTGACCCCACCGCCGCAGCCCTCTCCTTCTCTCTCGCCTCTGGCGCCGTCCGCTCCGTGGTCGCCCCCTCGTCCTCCCACCGCCTCCTCGGCCCAACCCGCTCCCATCTCCTCCTCTCTGATAATCCCCGACTCCTCCTCCTCAACCCCCTCACCGGTGCTCGGCTCCCCCTCCCTGACTCTCCCTTCCCCGCTTCCAGCCCCGTCATCCAAGGCTACCTCGTCCCCACCGCCGACCACTCCCCGGCGCCGGTGGTTCTTTGCAACGCCAAGAAGCTCTACTTCCATTTCTGCCACCCGGACCCGGCCAAGGGTGGACCTACAGGTCTCGGAGTCGGAGATGGTGATGGTTGGGCGGAGCTGCCGGTGCCAGGCCTTGTCGCAGAGAACATTTTCCATAACGGGAAGCTGTATGTGTGCGATGATCAAGGCCACGTTATGGTCTTTGACGCGGCCACGTTGGCCGTGCTCGGGGCTGTGCCGCCACCTTTGACACAAGCCACCCCTCCACGCAGGGATGCCTTCGACTGCACCGCCCTGGTGCCATATGGAGACGAGTTGCTGTGCGTGATCCGGCACTTCGGGAAGGATGGGCGTGGGGAGTTACTGGAGGATTGCGGCAGTTTGAAGGTTCACCGGTTGGA harbors:
- the LOC136526550 gene encoding F-box protein At2g26160-like, translating into MDWSTLPDYVVRLVSGRLHDPLDFLRLRAVCRAWRSAAAFPPPFLPWLLACPCTAHPSDPTAAALSFSLASGAVRSVVAPSSSHRLLGPTRSHLLLSDNPRLLLLNPLTGARLPLPDSPFPASSPVIQGYLVPTADHSPAPVVLCNAKKLYFHFCHPDPAKGGPTGLGVGDGDGWAELPVPGLVAENIFHNGKLYVCDDQGHVMVFDAATLAVLGAVPPPLTQATPPRRDAFDCTALVPYGDELLCVIRHFGKDGRGELLEDCGSLKVHRLDMEIGQGHDQLTQLPRWVQMRSIGDRVLFIGLFQGFSFNASDFHGFKGHCIYFFKLERDKRSSIYRFSSMEDGHTEELPGPWMHACTWFVPSLS